One window of Elusimicrobiota bacterium genomic DNA carries:
- a CDS encoding beta-N-acetylhexosaminidase: MKEMKYFINSKKLPNELKQGIKQLYSEYPISFEKSDGSKEIYFSKNINSGQASKIKVYKSAKTITVNYSRKTDAFRALGRLFGEIKYPSKSDFSEKSQFEMTGVMLESSRNGVLTVANVKAFLRRFALMGINVVLLYTEDTYEVPGEPFFGYLRGKYTQKELRVLDDYAYNLGIEMFPCIQTLAHLSQILQWSNAYGDVTDTDDILLVGEQKTYKLLRKMISAACAPYRSKRIHIGMDEAHGLGTGRYLKLNGHRRTFDIMNEHLTKVCNICKHLGLKPMIWSDMFFRMGSKNKDYYDLNTKIPQDVIDNIPNKLELVYWDYHHKEAEFYKIFIDMHRRLGKEPIVAPGAWNWNCFWSNLPFAYSRIEQCVKACREKNVQQTFLTTWGDDGMESDIYSALPAVQFFAELAYSDNVDRKKLETNFYGSCKVDIESYELACGIDYPPCTEKPGTSNLSKWLLWDDLLIGLCEPQQNGQSFKKHYLELLNELKQKIESDEASKRLNFPMQIAKTLSIKCDCRKHLVAAYKSGDKKKLEKLIKTEVIPLQNEVKKLWQIHREMWLTTYKPFGLEVIEIRYGGLIARTESLISRIKQYVEGDINNIPEFETKLIKFQGTSSKNLTRLYSHKRITTPSVIFN, translated from the coding sequence ATGAAAGAAATGAAATATTTTATTAACTCTAAAAAATTACCCAATGAATTGAAGCAGGGTATTAAACAACTTTATAGTGAATATCCGATAAGTTTTGAAAAGAGTGATGGTTCAAAAGAAATATATTTTTCAAAAAACATAAATTCCGGACAGGCAAGTAAAATAAAAGTTTACAAATCAGCAAAAACAATAACAGTGAATTATAGTCGCAAAACAGATGCATTCAGGGCGTTAGGACGGCTTTTCGGGGAGATAAAATATCCTTCAAAATCTGATTTTAGCGAGAAGTCCCAATTTGAGATGACAGGCGTTATGCTGGAATCATCCAGGAACGGTGTTTTGACAGTTGCTAACGTGAAAGCGTTTTTAAGACGTTTTGCTCTTATGGGTATAAATGTCGTGTTGTTATATACAGAAGATACTTACGAAGTGCCAGGTGAACCATTTTTCGGTTATTTGCGAGGAAAATATACCCAGAAAGAATTGCGAGTTTTAGATGATTATGCTTATAATCTTGGTATTGAGATGTTCCCCTGTATTCAGACACTGGCACATTTGAGTCAGATATTACAATGGAGCAACGCATATGGAGATGTGACAGATACGGACGATATTTTGTTAGTTGGTGAACAAAAGACATACAAACTTTTAAGAAAAATGATTTCTGCCGCTTGCGCACCTTACAGGTCAAAACGGATACACATAGGAATGGACGAAGCGCATGGTTTGGGGACCGGCAGATATCTTAAACTTAACGGACATCGTCGTACATTTGATATAATGAACGAACACCTGACAAAAGTTTGTAATATATGTAAACATTTAGGATTAAAACCTATGATTTGGAGCGATATGTTTTTTCGCATGGGTTCAAAAAATAAAGATTATTATGATTTAAATACCAAAATCCCTCAGGATGTTATTGATAATATACCAAATAAATTAGAATTAGTTTATTGGGATTATCATCATAAAGAAGCAGAATTTTATAAAATATTTATTGATATGCATCGTCGGCTCGGTAAAGAACCTATTGTTGCACCGGGAGCATGGAATTGGAATTGTTTCTGGAGTAATTTGCCGTTTGCATATTCCAGGATTGAACAATGTGTTAAAGCTTGCAGGGAAAAGAATGTACAGCAAACTTTTTTAACCACCTGGGGTGATGACGGAATGGAAAGTGATATATATTCAGCACTTCCAGCTGTTCAGTTTTTCGCTGAACTGGCATATTCCGATAATGTTGATAGGAAAAAACTTGAAACAAATTTCTACGGTTCCTGCAAGGTTGATATTGAATCATATGAGTTGGCGTGCGGGATAGATTATCCGCCTTGTACGGAAAAACCAGGTACAAGCAACTTGTCAAAATGGCTTTTATGGGATGACCTACTGATAGGATTATGCGAACCGCAACAAAATGGGCAATCATTCAAAAAGCATTATCTGGAATTATTAAACGAGTTAAAACAAAAAATCGAGAGTGATGAAGCATCAAAAAGGTTAAATTTCCCTATGCAAATAGCAAAAACACTTTCTATTAAATGCGACTGCCGAAAACATCTTGTTGCTGCATATAAATCCGGGGATAAAAAGAAACTGGAAAAGTTGATTAAAACAGAAGTCATACCTTTACAAAACGAAGTGAAAAAACTCTGGCAAATTCACAGGGAAATGTGGCTTACAACCTATAAGCCGTTTGGTTTAGAAGTAATAGAGATAAGATACGGAGGGTTAATAGCAAGAACGGAGAGTCTTATATCCCGGATTAAGCAGTATGTAGAAGGAGACATAAATAATATTCCGGAGTTTGAAACCAAGCTGATTAAATTTCAGGGTACGTCATCAAAAAATTTGACACGTTTATATTCACATAAACGTATTACAACACCAAGTGTAATCTTTAACTAG
- a CDS encoding PIG-L family deacetylase has protein sequence MDKLRILAVGAHPDDLEILCGGTLSRYSKLGHTVIMSNILNGDKGHYSMDSVTLVKVRKKESENSAKIIGAIEISIDIPDGQLFSNLETRIKIMDLIRSTRPDVILTHSPNDYMSDHTTTSQLVCDASFLAASPLFKTKIDAHNKIPPIFFIDTVSSMNFLPTEYVDISDTFETKREMLRQHESQLIWLKEHDNIDILESIEIVARFRGLQCGVKYAECFCPYDVSGRRVTKRLLP, from the coding sequence ATGGATAAATTAAGAATTCTTGCAGTAGGTGCTCATCCCGATGATCTGGAGATACTTTGTGGCGGAACATTATCTAGATACTCTAAGTTAGGGCATACTGTAATTATGTCTAATATTTTAAATGGTGATAAAGGACATTACTCAATGGATTCAGTAACTTTGGTAAAAGTAAGAAAGAAGGAATCAGAGAATTCAGCGAAAATTATTGGAGCAATAGAGATATCTATCGATATTCCTGATGGGCAGCTTTTTTCGAATCTGGAGACAAGAATAAAAATTATGGATCTAATTCGTTCTACGAGACCGGATGTTATACTTACCCATTCTCCAAACGATTATATGTCTGATCATACGACCACCTCCCAATTAGTTTGTGATGCCAGTTTCTTAGCTGCTTCACCTTTGTTCAAAACCAAAATAGATGCACATAATAAAATACCGCCGATATTTTTCATAGATACAGTATCAAGTATGAATTTCTTACCTACAGAATATGTTGATATCAGTGATACTTTTGAAACCAAAAGGGAAATGTTGAGACAACACGAGAGTCAATTAATCTGGTTAAAAGAACATGATAATATCGATATCTTAGAATCAATAGAAATAGTTGCTCGATTTCGAGGTTTGCAGTGTGGCGTGAAATATGCAGAATGCTTTTGTCCATACGACGTTTCGGGTAGAAGGGTCACTAAACGACTTTTACCATAG